CACCCGTGAACTGAGCACCGGAACCCGAAAGAGCAACTAATGAACCTGATGTCCGTGTTGGTCCCGGCCAGCATTCCCAGCCCGCCCGCGGACTTCAGCAGCTTCTCGCTGGGGCCGCTGACCATCCACGCGTATGCGCTGTGCATCCTGGCCGGCATCGTCCTGGCCCTGTGGATGACCTCGGTCCGCTGGCGGCGCCGCGGCCTGCCCGAAGAAGCGGTGTGGGACATCGCCATCTGGGCCATTCCGTTCGGCATCATCGGCGGCCGCCTCTATCACGTCATCTCCTCGCCGGACGCCTACTTCGGCGTCAACGGCGACCTCTCGCTGATTCCGCAGATCTGGCGCGGCGGACTGGGCATCTGGGGAGCCGTGGCGCTGGGCGCCGTCGGCGCATGGATCGGCTGCCGGCGCGCCGGCATCAAACTCTCCACGTTCGCCGACGTCGGCGCTCCCGGCCTGCTGCTCGCGCAGGCCGTGGGCCGCTGGGGCAACTGGTTCAACCAGGAGCTCTTCGGCGCTCCCACCGAGGTGGCCTGGGGGCTGGAAATCGACGCCAACAACCCCAACTTCCCGGACGGAACAGCGCCCGGCACCCTCTTCCACCCCACCTTCCTGTACGAGTCGCTCTGGTGCCTGGCCGGCGTCGCCCTGCTGCTGGCACTGGACAAGCGGTTCCGGCTGCGCGGCGGACGCCTGTTCTGGCTCTACGCCGCCTACTACACGCTGGGCCGGCTCTGGATCGAGATCCTGCGCATCGACGACGCTGAAATGATTACGCTTTTTGGCGTCACACAACGGCTGAATGTGTGGACCAGCATCGGCATCTTCGTGTTCTCCGTGGCCATGTTCATTTACCTGACTTTCCGCGCCCGTAAAGGCCCGGAGGCCTCGTTCTACCTGCCCGGCCGGGAGCCGGCAGCCGAGGTCGGCGCGGCACCGGCAGGTAACAAGAATGAAACGGTGAAGCAAGATCCGGATTCCGGCTCATCAACGGGTTCTCTGCGTGCTAATCTCGCAGAGACAAAAAGCGAGGAGGATAATTCTCGCAAGCCCGGGACACCGGGTACTGCCAAGTAGCACCTGTCGGGTCACCCTCCCGGCGGTGCTTCTGCCACGTAGTTGTGGCCGTCCGGAAGGGACCACGGGAACAACCCCGGACGCCCTTCCGTGTCACTGAACACCGCGGAATATTTGCGCCTTCCGCCGTGGGGCCAGCGTTGTCCCCTCCCACAAGCTCCATCAGGGGGAAGGACTTACCTCATGACTGATCTGTTTCCGCCCGGCGGATCTTCCGCCGTTTCGCCGTTCACCCGCTTCGCCGCTTTTCCGGCGGACACCGGGCTGTACCGCGCCGAGAACGAAAAAGACGCCTGCGGGCTGGCCGTTATCGCCACCCTGCGCGGGGAACCCGGGCACGACATTGTCGACGCCGCCCTTACCGCCCTGCGCAACCTGGAGCACCGCGGTGCCGTGGGCGCAGACGAGGGAACCGGCGACGGGGCCGGGCTGCTGACCCAGGTGCCCGACGAATTCTTCCGTGCCGTCACCGCCTTCGACCTGCCCGCCGCCGGCACCTACGCCGTCGGCACCGCGTTCCTGCCCACCGAGGGCCGGGAGCAGGACACCGCCCGCGCCGGCGTGGAAGCGATCGCCGAGTCCGAGGGCCTCACCGTCCTGGGCTGGCGTGACGTGCCGATCGTCGCTGACCTGGTGGGCGCCATGTCCCGGGCCTGCATGCCGCATTTTGTCCAGGTGTTCCTGGCACCGGCCGACGGCGATGCCTCCGACCTGGACGCCCGCGCCTTCCGCGTCCGGAAACGGTCGCAGAACAAGTTCGGCGTGTACTTCCCCTCGCTGTCCTCCAAGACCATGGTCTACAAGGGCATGCTCACCACCGCGCAGCTGGAGCCGTTCTATCCGGACCTCTCCGATCCGCGCTTCAAGACCCGGCTGGGCATTGTCCACTCCCGGTTCTCCACCAACACCTTTCCGTCCTGGCCGCTGGCCCAGCCGTTCCGCGCCATTGCGCACAACGGCGAAATCAACACGGTCAAGGGCAACCGCAACTGGATGCGCGCCCGCCAGTCCCAGCTGAAGAACCCGCTGCTGGGCGAGACCCCGGAAGAGCTCTACCCGATCTGCACCCCGGGAGCCTCCGACTCGGCGTCCTTCGACGAGGTCGCCGAACTGCTGATGCTGTCCGGCCGACCGATCACTCACGCCATCATGATGATGATTCCCGAGGCCTGGGAAAACCACGCCACGATGGATCCGGCCCGCCGCGCCTTTTACCAGTACCACTCCATGCTGATGGAGCCATGGGACGGCCCCGCCGCCGTGTCCTTCACCGACGGCACGCAGGTCGGAGCGGTCCTGGACCGCAACGGCCTGCGCCCGGCCCGCTACTGGGTGATGGAGGACGGCCTCGTGGTCCTCGCCTCCGAGGTGGGCGTGGTGGACATTGATCCGGCGAAGGTGGTCCGCAAGGGCCGCGTCTCCCCGGGGAAGATGTTCCTGGTCGACACTGAAGCCGGACGCCTGATCGAGGATTCCGAAATCAAGGCCGAGATGGCTGCCGCGAATCCGTGGGCGGACTGGGTCCGGGAAAACCAGGTCTCCCTGGAGGAACTGCCCGAGCGCGAACACGTGCTGCACACCAAGGCCTCGATCAACCGCCGGCAGCGCACCTTCGGCTACACCCAGGAGGAACTGCGCATCCTGTTGGGCCCGATGGCCCGCACCGGCGCGGAACCGCTGGGCGCCATGGGCTCGGACACGCCGATCGCGGTGCTTTCCCAGCGTCCCCGGCTGCTCTTTGACTACTTCGTGCAGTCCTTCGCGCAGGTCACCAACCCGCCGCTGGACGCCATCCGCGAGGAACTGGTCACCTCCATGCGCGCCTCGATCGGCCCGGTCGGGAACCTGCTGGCCGCCGGCCAGGTCCGCAACCATCAGATTGCCCTGAACTTCCCGGTCATCAACAATGACCAGCTGGCCAAGATCACCAACGTCACCAACAACGACGGCGAGAAGGTCTCGCTGAAGGTGCGCGGCCTGTACCGCCCGCAGGGCGGCGAGGCCGAGCTGCGCGCCCGGATCTCCGAGATCTGCGAAAAAGTCTCCGGCGCCGTGAACCGCGGCATCGAGTACATCGTCCTCTCGGACCGTGACTCCAGCGCGCAGTGGGCACCGATCCCGTCGCTGCTGCTGCTCTCCGCCGTGCACCATCACCTGCTCAAGAGCGCCAACCGCACCAAGATCTCCCTGCTGGTGGAGGCCGGCGACGTCCGCGAGGTCCACCACGTGGCGGTGCTCATGGGCTACGGCGCCTCGGCGGTCAACCCGTACCTGGCGATGGAAAGCTGCGAGGAACTGGTCCGCAACGGCGACATCACCGGCGTGACCCGCGAAGAGGCAGTCTCCAACCTGATCAAGGGCCTCGGCAAGGGCGTCCTGAAGATCATGTCCAAGATGGGCATCTCCACGGTGGCCTCCTACTGCGGCGCGCAGACCTTCGAGGCCCTGGGCCTGGGCCAGGAACTGGTCGACGAGTTCTTCCACGGCACCCAGTCCCAGCTCGGCGGCGTCGGCCTGGACGTCATCGCCGCCGAAGCCGCCGCCCGGCACGCCAGCGCCTACCCGGACGACGAAATCGAGGATCCGCACCGGCCCCTGGAGAACGGCGGGGAATACCAGTGGCGCCGCGAAGGCCCGCCGCACCTGTTCAACCCCGAAACCGTCTTCCGGCTGCAGCACGCCACCCGTGAACGACGCTACGACGTGTTCAAGGCCTACACCAACGGCGTGGACGACCAGTCCAAGTCATTGATGACCCTGCGCGGCCTGCTCGAATTCCGCACCGCCGAACGCTCAGCGGTGCCGATCGATGAGGTGGAGCCCGTCTCCAGCATCGTGAAGCGCTTCTCCACCGGCGCGATGAGCTACGGCTCCATCTCGCAGGAGGCTCACGAAACGCTGGCCATCGCCATGAACCGCCTCGGCGCCAAGTCCAACACCGGCGAGGGCGGCGAGGACGTGGAACGCCTGCTCGATCCGGAGCGCCGCTCCGCGATCAAACAGGTGGCCTCCGGGCGCTTCGGCGTCACCAGCCTGTACCTGACCAACGCCGATGACATCCAGATCAAGATGGCCCAGGGCGCCAAGCCCGGCGAGGGCGGCCAGCTCATGGCGCAGAAGGTCTACCCCTGGGTTGCCCGCACCCGGCACTCCACCCCCGGCGTCGGCCTGATTTCCCCGCCGCCGCACCACGACATCTACTCCATCGAGGACCTCGCCCAGCTGATCTACGACCTCAAGCGCTCCAATCCGAGCGCCCGGGTCCACGTCAAGCTGGTGTCGGAGGCCGGCATCGGCACCGTGGCGGCGGGCGTGACCAAGGCCAAGGCCGACGTCGTTCTCGTTTCCGGGCACGACGGCGGCACCGGCGCCTCGCCGCTGAACTCGCTCAAGCACGCCGGCGCCCCCTGGGAGCTGGGACTGGCCGAGACCCAGCAGACGCTGATGCTCAACGGCCTCCGCGACCGCGTGGTGGTGCAGGTGGACGGCCAGCTCAAGACCGGACGCGACGTCGTGATTGCCGCGCTGCTCGGCGGCGAGGAGTTCGGTTTCGCGACCGCTCCGCTGGTGGTCTCCGGCTGCGTCATGATGCGCGTCTGCCACCTGGACACCTGCCCGGTGGGCGTGGCGACGCAGAATCCTGAACTCCGGTCCCGCTTCACCGGCAAGCCCGAATTCATCGTGAATTTCTTCGAGTTCCTGGCTGAGGAAGTGCGCGAAATCCTCGCCGAACTGGGGTTCCGCTCCCTCGAGGAGGCAATCGGGCACACCGAGCTGCTGGACACCAAGGCAGCCGTGGACCACTGGAAGGCCGACGGACTGGACCTGGAGCCGATCCTGCGCGGAGCCGACGTCGTCGAACCCGGCGCGCCCATGCGCAACATGGTGCCGCAGAACCACGACCTGGACTCGCACTTCGACAACAAGCTGATCGAAATGAGCGCCGACGCCCTGGCGAACCGCAGCCCGGTGCGCATCACCCTGGACGTGGTGAACACCGACCGCTCGGTGGGCACCATGCTCGGGCATACGGTGACCAAGACGTTCGGCACCGACACCCTGGCTCCCGACACCATCGACGTGACCCTCACCGGCCAGGCCGGTCAGTCACTCGGCGCATTCCTGCCGGCCGGCGTTACGCTGCGCCTGCTGGGGGACTCCAACGACTACGTCGGCAAGGGCCTCTCCGGCGGACGGATAATCGTCCGCCCGGACCGCGCCAACGTCTTCGACGCGGCACGGAACGTCATTGCCGGAAACGTGATCGGCTACGGCGCCACCAGCGGCGAGATGTTCCTGCGCGGCCAGGTGGGCGAACGCTTCCTGGTCCGCAACTCCGGAGCCACCGCCGTCGTCGAGGGAATCGGCGACCACGGCTGTGAATACATGACCGGGGGACAGGCACTGATCCTGGGCCCGACGGGACGCAACTTCGGCGCCGGCATGTCCGGCGGCACGGCGTACCTGCTGGATTTGCGGACCGAACGGATCAACAAGGACGCGCTGGAGAAGGGCGAGCTGCGCCTGGAACCGCTGGACGCCGAGGACGCCGACATTGTCCGCGGCCTGCTGATCCGGCACGTCGAGGAAACCGAATCCGTCCTGGCGGCGTCCCTGCTCGAGGACTTCGCCGCCACTGCCCGCCGCATGACCAAGGTGCTGCCGCGTGACTACGCCGCAGTGCTTGACGCCCGTGCCTCAGCTGCCGAAGCCGGGCTTGACCCCGACGGCGCCGAAGCATGGACCCGAATTCTGGAGGTAACCGGTGGCTGACCCACGCGGATTCTTGAAAGTACGTGAACGCCAGACCCAGCCGCGCCGGCCCGTACCGGTGCGCATCATGGACTGGAAAGAGGTCTACGAAGCCCAGCAGAAGGGCGTCCTGAAGGAACAGGCGGGCCGCTGCATGGACTGCGGCATCCCGTTCTGCCACCAGGGCTGCCCGCTGGGCAACCTCATCCCCGAGTGGAATGACCTGATGTACCGGGACAAGGGCCGCGAGGCCATTGAACGGCTGCACGCCACGAACAACTTCCCGGAGTTCACCGGGCGGCTGTGCCCGGCGCCGTGCGAGTCCTCCTGCGTGCTGGGTATCAACCAGCCGGCGGTCACCATCAAGCAGGTCGAGGTCTCGATCATCGACCAGGCCTTCGACGAAAACTGGGTGACCCCGCACGCGCCGGAGCGGCTCACCGACAAGACAATCGCCGTCGTCGGCTCCGGTCCCGCGGGCCTGGCCGTCGCGCAGCAGCTCACCCGCGCCGGCCACACCGTGGCAGTGTACGAGCGCGACGACAAGATCGGCGGGCTGCTGCGCTACGGCATCCCCGACTTCAAGATGGAAAAGCTGCAGGTGGACCGCCGCCTGGACCAGATGCGCGCCGAGGGAACCCGGTTCCGCACCGGCGTCGAAGTGGGCCGGGACATCAGCTGGGAGCAGCTGCGCCGGCGCTACGACGCCGTCGTGGTGGCCACCGGCAGCACCGTGCCGCGGGACCTTCCGATTCCCGGACGCGAGCTGAACGGCGTGCATTTCGCCATGGAGTACCTGGTGCAGGCCAACCGCGCCGTCGCGGGGGAGCAGGTCCGGAACTCCATTTCAGCCGAGGGCAAGCACGTGATCATCCTCGGCGGAGGCGACACCGGCGCCGACTGCCTGGGTACGGCGCACCGCCAGCAGGCCGCCTCGGTGACCACGCTGGCCATCGGAGCGCAGCCGCCGGCCGAACGCGCCGCACATCAGCCGTGGCCGATGTTTCCGACGCTGTTTGAAACCGCCAGCGCCCACGAGGAAGGCGGGGAGCGCACCTACCTGGCCTCCACCGTGGAGTTCGTGGGGGAGCGCGGGCAGCTGACCGGAGTGAAAATCGCCGAGACGGAGTTCGTGGACGGGCGGCGCGTGCCCAAGGCCGGCACCGAGCGGGTGCTGCCGGCGGACCTGGTGTTCCTCTCGCTCGGCTTCACCGGTCCGGAGCCCGCCGGGCTCGCCGAGCAGGTGCACACGGAGTTCGACGAACGCTCCAACGTAGTGCGGGACGGCTATTACATGACCAAAACGCCGGGCGTGTTTGCCGCCGGTGACGCCGGCCGCGGCCAGTCACTGATCGTGTGGGCGATTGCCGAAGGCCGTGCCTGCGCCGCCGCCGTGGACCAGTGGCTGATGGGTTCCACCCGTCTGCCGGCGCCCGTGGCGCCCACGGACCGGGCGATCTCGCCTCTCTGACCTCCTGCGTAGCCGGCTGAGGGCCAGCGGGGCCGGGTGAGGCCCAGCCTGGGCCGGGTGAGAGAAAAAACACGGGCCGCAGTTCCCGTCACAGGCGGCTCCTGCGGCCCGTCTCCATGCGTAATCGGCGCCGGGCGACTACGCTGGAAGACATGAGACGCGCAAAAATTGTGGCCACTTTTGGCCCCGCAATCAACAGCTACGAAAACACCCTCGCGGTTCTGCGCGCAGGAGTGGACGTGGCTCGGATGAACATGAGCCACGGCGACCACGACGTACATAAGTCCGTGTACGACAACGTGCGCCGCGCTTCCGAGGAACTGGGCAAGCCCGTCGGCATCTTCGCCGACCTGCAGGGCCCCAAGATCCGCCTGGGCCGTTTCATGGACGGTCCGCACTTCCTGAACAAGGGTGATGTTTTCACAATCACCATCGAGGACGTGCCTGGCACCAAGGAGATTGTCTCCACCACGCACACCGGCCTGCCGAACGACGTCAACGTGGGGGACACCCTGCTGATCGACGACGGCAAGGTTGCGGTGCGCTGCACCGCTGTGGACGACGTCAAGGTTGTCACCGAAGTAACCGTTCCCGGCGCCGTATCGAACAACAAGGGCCTGAACCTGCCCGGCGTTGCCGTCAGCGTTCCGGCCATGAGCGACAAGGATGAGGCCGACCTGCGTTGGGCCATCCGCACCGGCGTGGACATGGTTGCCCTGTCCTTCGTCCGGAACGCCGTCGACGTCCGCCGCGTCCACGAGATCATGGACGAGGAAGGCCGCCGCGTGCCGGTCATCGCCAAGATCGAGAAGCCGCAGGCCGTTGCCGCCATCGAGGAAATCATCGATGCGTTCGACGCCATCATGGTTGCCCGCGGCGATCTCGGCGTCGAGCTTCCCCTGGAAGACGTTCCCCTGGTGCAGAAGAACGCCATCGAGCTGGCCCGCCGCTGGGCGAAGCCGGTCATCGTGGCCACCCAGGTCCTGGAATCAATGATCGAGAGCCCGCGCCCCACCCGCGCGGAAGCCTCCGACTGCGCCAACGCCGTCCTTGACGGTGCGGACGCCGTGATGCTCTCGGGCGAAACCTCTGTGGGCAAGTACCCGATCGAAACCGTGACCACCATGGCCCGGATCATCGAGTCCACTGAAGAGCACGGCCTGAACCGCGTGCCCGCCCTGGGCTCCAAGCCGCGCACCCGCGGCGGCGCCATCACCCGTGCCGCCGTCGAGATCGCCGATCAGCTGGACGCAAAGTTCGTCTGTACCTTCACCCAGTCCGGTGACTCGGCCCGCCGGCTCTCCCGCCTGCGCCCCAAGAAGCCGGTCCTGGCCTTCACCCCGGTGGAGCAGACGTACCGCTACATGAGCCTCTTCTGGGGCATCCAGCCGATGCTGGTCGAGTTCGCCGAGAACACCGATCAGATGACCGCCCAGGTGGACCGCACGCTGTTTGAGAACGAGCTGGTCGAGCTTGACGACCTGGTGGTCATCGCCGCCGGTTCGCCTCCCGGACAGGCCGGTTCCACGAACTCCATCAAGGTGCACAAGGTGGGGGACATCGCCGACGCCGGTCAGCGCCTCGACGGGCAGATGCGGGTCAAGGAGAAGGTCGGCCCGTGGCCGATCAAGAGCAGCAACAAGGGCAAGGCCAAGTCCATCTAGGTTCGATTGATGTGCTGAGCTGAGCTACTGAAGCTGGGCTGTACGAAAGCTGCCCGACCGGATTTCTCCGGTCGGGCAGCTTTTTATCTTTTCGGTATCCATTTCCATCCATAGATATCCACTTTCTCGGATATAGCCGATTGTCACGCGCCGCCTCCGTGGGGAGGAGCCCGTTGTCGTCGTCTCACCCTCTGCTCGCCCCAAGTACAGCCAGGACAGGAGGGTGCCTTCGAGGCGAGGCGGCCGGGAAGGCGCTTTGGGGATCTCACCTCTTTTGGGTGAGGTGGACGGGTGCCGGCGAGGTTCATAGTTATGGTGTGCGTGCTCGGCCCGCCGGCGTGCATCGGAGGCCGCAGGGCTGGGAGACGGGTCTCAACACACCGGGTGAGGATGCACTCATACCCGTCCACACCTTTGAAAGCAGGGCAGCCGATATGGAATTCTGGGACGACTTTTGGGGTGTCATCGGATGGATTTTCTGGGCCACGGTCTTCTTCGCGTACCTGATGGCGCTGTTTGCCGTGATCAGTGACCTCTTCCGGGATCGAACGCTGCGGTCTCGGCCCGGGTGAACGCCAGATGAGCGGTGCGGTACTCCACGGACACCTTTTCGGAGCCGGCACCGAAGCGGGGGAGATGGTGCGCCGGATAGTTCGGCGGATGGCGTCCCGCGAGGACAATTCGCATGCCCCGTGGCCGCGATTCAATCAGCTGAGCCAGCCATTGAGCCTCCGTAGGGTCGTGCAGGTGATGGACATCGTCGAACAGCAGGTTCACCCGGCTGCCGGGCCCGTCTCGGAGGCTTTCCGGCGGGGCATTCACCGCGAGGGAACCGCGCATGAGTGCCGGCAACCGGGGCCGGCTGCTTCCTGCGGCCGGGATGCTGATCCACGCCGCGGTTTCTCCGTCCGCTCTGACCTCAGCGGCCCACTGCGCCAGGAGCGTCGTCTTGCCCGTTCCTGCTGAAGCCCAGATTTCCGTGGTGCCGAGGCCCTGAGCGATTGCCAGCCGCGGCCGGGGCTGCGCCAGATTCGTGAGGTGCGGCGCCTCAAACAGATGCGGAGAGGACACGGCCATGGTTTCTCCCGGGAGCTTCAGTCGAGGCCGGGCCCAGTACCCAGCCGTGGAAGCCCTGCAGCTCCAATAGCGTCTCACCAATATAGGGCCGGCCTTCCCCGGCCGGATAGGCTCCGCCGGGACCGGCTGCTCCGCAGGTGCCGGAGTCGACCGGGGACGGGACTTGGTGAGGGCGGCAAAAAGCCCCGCCCGACGTCGTCGGGCAGGGCCGTTGCTTGGTGCTCTTGGTGCTCCGGTGTGCGGGGCGCGGAAGCCTAGTTGACCTGGTTGATGATGGTCTCGGCGACTTCGCGCATGCTCAGCCGGCGATCCATGGAGGTCTTCTGGATCCAGCGGAAGGCCTCGGGCTCGGTCAGGCCCATCTTGGTGGTCAGCAGCGACTTGGCGCGCTCCACCAGCTTGCGGGTGGCGAACTGCTCCTTGAGGTCGCTGACCTCGTCTTCGAGGGCCTTGATTTCCTCGTGCCGGGACAAGGCGATCTCGATGGCCGGAATCAGGTCCGCGGGGGTGAACGGCTTGACCACGTAGGCCATGGCACCGGCTTCACGGGCACGCTCCACGAGTTCCTTCTGGCTGAAGGCGGTCAGCAGGACCACGGGGGCAATGCGGGCCTTGACGATCTGCTCGGCGGCCGTGATGCCGTCCATGACGGGCATCTTGACGTCCATCAGGACCAGGTCCGGCTTGAGTTCGGTGGCCAGTGCTACGGCCTTCTCGCCGTTGTCGGCTTCGCCAACGACGTCGTATCCCTCGCCGGTGAGGATTTCCACGATGTCGAGGCGGATCAGCGTCTCATCCTCGGCGACGATGACGCGCCGCGCCGGTGTGTTGGACGGTGCGGGCTCAGTTGACTCAGACACAGGTGCTCCTCAGAATGCGGTTGGACTGCCGTGTGCGAACTGACAGTTCACAGAAATAGCCTATCCGCATGTAGAGTAGATTCGCGCCCAACACGGATTGTGAACTTGTGATTCACGCCGCAGGGCTGGCCCGAATGGCGGAATTGGCAGACGCGCTGCACTCAAAATGCAGTATCGAGAGGTGTGTGGGTTCGAGTCCCACTTCGGGCACCGTTGGAATGAGTCGAGATCGTTTCCGGATGAGTCG
This genomic interval from Arthrobacter sp. zg-Y820 contains the following:
- the lgt gene encoding prolipoprotein diacylglyceryl transferase, translating into MNLMSVLVPASIPSPPADFSSFSLGPLTIHAYALCILAGIVLALWMTSVRWRRRGLPEEAVWDIAIWAIPFGIIGGRLYHVISSPDAYFGVNGDLSLIPQIWRGGLGIWGAVALGAVGAWIGCRRAGIKLSTFADVGAPGLLLAQAVGRWGNWFNQELFGAPTEVAWGLEIDANNPNFPDGTAPGTLFHPTFLYESLWCLAGVALLLALDKRFRLRGGRLFWLYAAYYTLGRLWIEILRIDDAEMITLFGVTQRLNVWTSIGIFVFSVAMFIYLTFRARKGPEASFYLPGREPAAEVGAAPAGNKNETVKQDPDSGSSTGSLRANLAETKSEEDNSRKPGTPGTAK
- the gltB gene encoding glutamate synthase large subunit gives rise to the protein MTDLFPPGGSSAVSPFTRFAAFPADTGLYRAENEKDACGLAVIATLRGEPGHDIVDAALTALRNLEHRGAVGADEGTGDGAGLLTQVPDEFFRAVTAFDLPAAGTYAVGTAFLPTEGREQDTARAGVEAIAESEGLTVLGWRDVPIVADLVGAMSRACMPHFVQVFLAPADGDASDLDARAFRVRKRSQNKFGVYFPSLSSKTMVYKGMLTTAQLEPFYPDLSDPRFKTRLGIVHSRFSTNTFPSWPLAQPFRAIAHNGEINTVKGNRNWMRARQSQLKNPLLGETPEELYPICTPGASDSASFDEVAELLMLSGRPITHAIMMMIPEAWENHATMDPARRAFYQYHSMLMEPWDGPAAVSFTDGTQVGAVLDRNGLRPARYWVMEDGLVVLASEVGVVDIDPAKVVRKGRVSPGKMFLVDTEAGRLIEDSEIKAEMAAANPWADWVRENQVSLEELPEREHVLHTKASINRRQRTFGYTQEELRILLGPMARTGAEPLGAMGSDTPIAVLSQRPRLLFDYFVQSFAQVTNPPLDAIREELVTSMRASIGPVGNLLAAGQVRNHQIALNFPVINNDQLAKITNVTNNDGEKVSLKVRGLYRPQGGEAELRARISEICEKVSGAVNRGIEYIVLSDRDSSAQWAPIPSLLLLSAVHHHLLKSANRTKISLLVEAGDVREVHHVAVLMGYGASAVNPYLAMESCEELVRNGDITGVTREEAVSNLIKGLGKGVLKIMSKMGISTVASYCGAQTFEALGLGQELVDEFFHGTQSQLGGVGLDVIAAEAAARHASAYPDDEIEDPHRPLENGGEYQWRREGPPHLFNPETVFRLQHATRERRYDVFKAYTNGVDDQSKSLMTLRGLLEFRTAERSAVPIDEVEPVSSIVKRFSTGAMSYGSISQEAHETLAIAMNRLGAKSNTGEGGEDVERLLDPERRSAIKQVASGRFGVTSLYLTNADDIQIKMAQGAKPGEGGQLMAQKVYPWVARTRHSTPGVGLISPPPHHDIYSIEDLAQLIYDLKRSNPSARVHVKLVSEAGIGTVAAGVTKAKADVVLVSGHDGGTGASPLNSLKHAGAPWELGLAETQQTLMLNGLRDRVVVQVDGQLKTGRDVVIAALLGGEEFGFATAPLVVSGCVMMRVCHLDTCPVGVATQNPELRSRFTGKPEFIVNFFEFLAEEVREILAELGFRSLEEAIGHTELLDTKAAVDHWKADGLDLEPILRGADVVEPGAPMRNMVPQNHDLDSHFDNKLIEMSADALANRSPVRITLDVVNTDRSVGTMLGHTVTKTFGTDTLAPDTIDVTLTGQAGQSLGAFLPAGVTLRLLGDSNDYVGKGLSGGRIIVRPDRANVFDAARNVIAGNVIGYGATSGEMFLRGQVGERFLVRNSGATAVVEGIGDHGCEYMTGGQALILGPTGRNFGAGMSGGTAYLLDLRTERINKDALEKGELRLEPLDAEDADIVRGLLIRHVEETESVLAASLLEDFAATARRMTKVLPRDYAAVLDARASAAEAGLDPDGAEAWTRILEVTGG
- a CDS encoding glutamate synthase subunit beta, with translation MADPRGFLKVRERQTQPRRPVPVRIMDWKEVYEAQQKGVLKEQAGRCMDCGIPFCHQGCPLGNLIPEWNDLMYRDKGREAIERLHATNNFPEFTGRLCPAPCESSCVLGINQPAVTIKQVEVSIIDQAFDENWVTPHAPERLTDKTIAVVGSGPAGLAVAQQLTRAGHTVAVYERDDKIGGLLRYGIPDFKMEKLQVDRRLDQMRAEGTRFRTGVEVGRDISWEQLRRRYDAVVVATGSTVPRDLPIPGRELNGVHFAMEYLVQANRAVAGEQVRNSISAEGKHVIILGGGDTGADCLGTAHRQQAASVTTLAIGAQPPAERAAHQPWPMFPTLFETASAHEEGGERTYLASTVEFVGERGQLTGVKIAETEFVDGRRVPKAGTERVLPADLVFLSLGFTGPEPAGLAEQVHTEFDERSNVVRDGYYMTKTPGVFAAGDAGRGQSLIVWAIAEGRACAAAVDQWLMGSTRLPAPVAPTDRAISPL
- the pyk gene encoding pyruvate kinase, with amino-acid sequence MRRAKIVATFGPAINSYENTLAVLRAGVDVARMNMSHGDHDVHKSVYDNVRRASEELGKPVGIFADLQGPKIRLGRFMDGPHFLNKGDVFTITIEDVPGTKEIVSTTHTGLPNDVNVGDTLLIDDGKVAVRCTAVDDVKVVTEVTVPGAVSNNKGLNLPGVAVSVPAMSDKDEADLRWAIRTGVDMVALSFVRNAVDVRRVHEIMDEEGRRVPVIAKIEKPQAVAAIEEIIDAFDAIMVARGDLGVELPLEDVPLVQKNAIELARRWAKPVIVATQVLESMIESPRPTRAEASDCANAVLDGADAVMLSGETSVGKYPIETVTTMARIIESTEEHGLNRVPALGSKPRTRGGAITRAAVEIADQLDAKFVCTFTQSGDSARRLSRLRPKKPVLAFTPVEQTYRYMSLFWGIQPMLVEFAENTDQMTAQVDRTLFENELVELDDLVVIAAGSPPGQAGSTNSIKVHKVGDIADAGQRLDGQMRVKEKVGPWPIKSSNKGKAKSI
- a CDS encoding response regulator; its protein translation is MSESTEPAPSNTPARRVIVAEDETLIRLDIVEILTGEGYDVVGEADNGEKAVALATELKPDLVLMDVKMPVMDGITAAEQIVKARIAPVVLLTAFSQKELVERAREAGAMAYVVKPFTPADLIPAIEIALSRHEEIKALEDEVSDLKEQFATRKLVERAKSLLTTKMGLTEPEAFRWIQKTSMDRRLSMREVAETIINQVN